The following DNA comes from Candidatus Bathyarchaeota archaeon.
GGCGAATGGTTTGAAACGTGTAAACATAAACCTTCCAACAATTGACGGTGAAACCTATTGTAAATTGACCGGCGGAAAACTGGAAAATGTTTTAAGAGGTGTTAAGGCAGCTATAGAGGCGGGATTAAACCCAGTTAAGTTTAACATGCTAGTTCTGAAAGGCGTAAATGACATGCATGTGCAGGGGATGATTGACTTTGCAAGGGAGAGTGGCGCCGTGCTGCAGCTTATTGAGCTTGAGCCTGTTAACATAAGCCGTGAATACTATGAGACTTACCATAAGCCTTTAGATGAGTATGAGGAGATGTTAAGGCAGAAAGCCTTGGAGATTGAGAATAGGAAAACTATGCAGAATCGCCGTGTTTACCATTTGCCAGACTTAAAGGTGGAGGTTGTTCACCCGATTGAAAACACGGATTTCTGTATGCACTGCACTCGCATGAGGGTTACAAGTGACGGAAAACTTAAACCATGTCTCATGAGGAATGATAACACTGTAGATGTTTTAACACCGATGCGTAATGGAGCAACAGACGAGGAGTTGATCGAACTTTTTAAGCTGGCTAACAAGCGTAGACAACCATATTGCCTTGCCTAGATTAAACTGACAATTTTTGCTTCAAGTTTCTCTGTGTCTAACAAG
Coding sequences within:
- the moaA gene encoding GTP 3',8-cyclase MoaA, which codes for MVLVDSHGRPLLNLRMVLTRPCNLHCSFCHAEGEDKYAENLGEMTAEEIVRIAKIAVSLGVSKIKLTGGEPLMRKDITQIVRGIASLTGLEELSMTTNGTLLEPLAKELKANGLKRVNINLPTIDGETYCKLTGGKLENVLRGVKAAIEAGLNPVKFNMLVLKGVNDMHVQGMIDFARESGAVLQLIELEPVNISREYYETYHKPLDEYEEMLRQKALEIENRKTMQNRRVYHLPDLKVEVVHPIENTDFCMHCTRMRVTSDGKLKPCLMRNDNTVDVLTPMRNGATDEELIELFKLANKRRQPYCLA